cccccacctcccctctcttctcttctcactgtttttctttgtaacaTTTTCCAAGCAGTGTTATTGCACCTGCGTATGCCTTTTTTGCGCCAGACCCCCCTCAACACATTATTTTTTGCTTTGTGCAACCATCTAGAACTCGTGCCAGAAACGTgtaacaagtgtgtgtgtgtgtgttcaactgTGTGCATGAAGAGATCTGCAGGAACTGTATAGTCGTCAAGATCCAGAGAATTACAAGATACAAGACGACAAATAAAGGTGGGTTTCGAATGTAGTTCTTTTGTAACATGAGACGTTTGTGGTGATTTCCACTGTTCCTGTTTAGATATttcatttgtcacattttaaataatttcctCCTCCAAATGTGTAAATTGGTGTGGATTATAGTGGTTGAATCCTGAAAATATTAATTGGCAAACTCCGTTTTTATGCATTACTCTATAACACAGATGTACAAACACAGATTGTGTAACACTCTCAATTCTAGTTCAGTTTGGCCAGCTATGCTGTGCAGAGTTTGTTTTGTTAACACTGAGCACCAATGACAGCTCAGGTCATCCTCGTTTGTTTAATCAATATTCAAATTTGGCAAACCGTGTGCGACTATTTTTATAATGGCTGTCAGTGAAATTATTCTATCTGGAGTTTTTGGCCTCATCAATTAGTTTGCGTTATTGAACAGCAGCTCATTTAGTGATTATTTGCTGGTGATTATTTCCCAGtgaaagcagctgctgcagtgcttCATCAGAATTTAACCTTGTACGTTCCTCTTAACAAGTAGTCACATGTTTTAATCTGGGCTTGAAAGCACACAAAGTGGAAGTGCACGATGTAATACTCAGTTGATGATTTCAATTTTGTCACGTTATTGTTAATGCTGTTTCACATAATTATGCTCTAGTAAgccgccaccaccacctccaATCAGCTACACTGGTCATGGTATATTTTGAGGAGTGATTTGACAGCCTTTCCTCACCCAGCCCCCTGCCCTTTTCTGATCTGTTGTTTAAGACATAtcctctctaaaaaaaaaagaaaaattgttCAACTCCATCCCTGGGGGATAAAAGCCCACAGctattttgctttgtttgtgaCACTTGGTACACTGGCTGACCTATCTGCCTTACCCGTTATGTTTGTTCCTCTCTTCACCCTTGCAGACATCCAGCGGTGTATCATTGGGTGGTAACATAAATAAATAGTGCTTAAAAgtcaagcaaaagaaaaaaaaatcaaaacaagtaATCAAGTGCTCAAGCAAGTTTGGTCCGAGTTTATGGGAAAATATGGGCAGCCCCTGGAAAGGCTTTGTTGAGTTTACCTTGCCTGCGTCGCCACCCACTGCGTTTGTTAGCGCTGACCTGAGCAGCACCTCCCCTGTCGGACTCAGCCTGTCGCCATATGGCCGCTCCGTAAGTTTCACCTTCCCACCTCTTTTTCAACGTGCCCCACCCCCCATCGAACACCCATCTATCCACCTTGCCCTGCATCTCTCTGCTGTGAATGGCCTAACTTTCATCCTTTTTCGGGCTCCCGAGACTAGCCTCtactcagatatattgttgcagggtgaggggtgttctgCTGCTTAAAttgcagattttctttttacaaatcCTACAAGCagactttttttcctcctcccccctcatatttttattttccttcacaaTCCTGTAGAACCCTAGCTGGGTGGTGACACTTGCAAATCATAACTTTACTTCAATCAAGGCAACACTAAACTACATAATACTTGGGAACCTGGAATAACGTAAATTGGTAGTAGTTAAAGTTCTCGCCCATCAGAACTGAAGCCCTGCATTAGTTATGACACTAACATTTTATTGTCACGTAATCAATGCACAGGCAACCAAGTCTTTACTGTGCTGTACCAAAGGATATTAGTGTTAAAAACCTGCATATGTGGAAAGTGTAGCCTGTTTTGATATTGCAGAACAGGACCTAAAAGAAGAGGCTGCTctgggaccccccccccacctcataACCCATAATCCATCACCAACACTCTGTCCACTGTAGATGCACCGCTATTTGACCTGTCATTTGCATTTTCTGGTTCCTCTTTTTTggtagttttattttgacatgacCTTGAATAAGATTTATGACACTGCCTTCCCTGAAGAGCCATTCCTGTTTGATTGCACTGGTATTTTTAGCCACTTCTTAGTGCTATTGATTAATGATGTGAGGGTGTCGTGGTAGCACTATCGAAGTGTCATGGTTGCAGCCATTGTTACTGAGTGTCCGTTTACTTTTTCGTACGGTGTTTTGGTGTCAGGATTTCTCCCGGGTTTTGAGAACTGTTGGTGGTTGTAATGaggtaatataaatataataggTATAATGTATGCTGAATATTGCTGAGATACAGTAACCCCCCCCCATAAATTGTGCATTGGGGGGATTATGAAATGTCAGAAGCAATGTCAATTAGACtcgttttgtgtgtttataacTAAACACCTTGTGATGACGGTAATTTGAACAAAGTCATTAAATGCTATGCGTACGCTCCTTGTCAAAGCTGTTGCCTCCTCTCAACAGCATATTCAAGTCCTCTCCCCCGTGTCAGAAATGGAAAGAGGCTCCTCTGAACCGCCAGTGGCTCGCAACACTGGCTCTGCCCCATCCACCTCTACCGGTCCCATGTCTATCCCCcgctcctcctccgtctcttgCCACCCCCACCCAGGAAGCAAAAAACACAAGCGGACTCCCTTGTATCAGAGATCAGTAAGAGGGCATGATCGGCAGTGCCCACGCTGACTTAAACAGCCCCCCTCACACGCGTTGTCATGTGACTTTTCGCTAACAGCATGGTTTGGAGTAGTGTGGAAGTTCGACCAGGGTGTAGTGGAGGTTTTTGATGAGGGAATTTTACTGGTTTGTAATCGTCGTTTGAGAGGAAGTTGAACATTTTATGAACTCGTCTGTCTAACAAGAATTGCATGAAAGTTTTGTCAGTGCTTAGGTTATGTGGGACTAAAATCACGGTGTAAGTTGTGTGAATAGTAGTTGTAGTGCATGACGCGaagcaaaacagaaatgttGCGGTTTGTTTTTGAAGATGTTCAGGATAATTCATACCGGTGACTGACTTGAAAACCGTTTTAAGCATaactgtgttttctcctctctaATTAGCCAGATAGCCCCTGAAGCCTCTAATGTAGatttgtatttgcttttttcCCTCCCACATGCTATGAAATGTGCTGTACATGCATGTTTTGAAGTGTTTCTTAATTATTTTGTAAGTTGGCATTTAACCCTGCATTAAATTACagctatgtttttgtttgctttatgTTGATTCACTTCTGAATTCAGTTTAACACTTGTGTCTCCTCTTCCCTAGATGAGTTTTGACCCAGGAATGCTCCATAACAATGGGCACACTGCATATGCCAATGGCTCAGGACCAGGCATTAGAGAGACTGGCGTGGTGGAGAAGCTTCTGACTTCCTATGGGTTCATCCAGTGCTCTGAACGTCAGGATCGTCTCTTCTTCCACTGCTCTCAGTACAATGGCAACCTGCAGGAGCTTAAAATAGGAGGTTAGAGGCCTTGTGCACAAATCATGAATAACTAATCTGTCTCAATCCTCACCTGAGTGTTAAATCCCTTGAGCCACATTAACCCATTAAGACCTAAGGAGAAGAATAAAAGCCCACCTTAAAACCAAGCATTGTTTGAAAACAATCACCTTAAACCTGAGGGTTTTCTGTAGAGCTGAAAGCCATTTATccaaaaatgtgtatttttctgcCTCAGCAGGaagatgtgaaatgaaaaacatgtgaTTGCTTAAACATTTGGCGCTCATTATAAATCATTGCTGTTTCCTTGAAGtttaacataataaaaacagCCTAGCCTATAATCTAGGCCCCCACCTCCTTCGTCGTCCTTTTAGTACACACCTCTTACAGACTTAGCCTTGATTTGCCGCAACATCGTCTGGGTCTGAATTGTCTtccttgttgtttttgtcaaagaAACACAGCTGTAATCAGCTTCAATCTTGCTAGGATCGTCAGCCATCATCTGAAAAGCAACTTTACAAACTACATTTTCGCAGAAATTGGTCTAAATGGGTTAATGAAACTCAAGCTCCATCTGTATCATTTAAAGTGTGCTAACTGTTTTTGGTGTCCccctgcttctctttcctcagaTGATGTAGAGTTTGAGGTATCCTCTGACAGGCGCACTGGCAAGCGCATAGCAGTGAAGCTGCTTAAGATAAAGCCAGAGGTGCTGCCAGAGGAGCGCATCTCGGGCCAGGTGGGGCCAGACCTGCACGCCTATCCCTTTACTGTGCTGCATGGTTATATTCATCCAGTTAAGGAACaccattttatttttggttttgtcCTTGTCTGTCAAATGATTTATATGGCCCATTGTGTTTAGGGCAGGGGATGATATTCCAAGTACACGGTAAAATTTGATCCCCCTCTAATCCTGtatttaaattacaaaaaaacttTGACGTTCATGTTTGCTTGAGGTGCTGAATGTTGAATTGCCCGATGGGTTTATACTTGTCAGTGGGCCTGACTGCTACGTCATTAAGTTGAGTTCACCCAGTAAAAGCAGCGGTGTATCTTACCAGACTGTCTTGCTCGGCTCATTGGACATGTTCATAACATGCTATTGACGCCAATCATCCTGTAATGCATTCACATAACAAATATGACTACATGTAGAGCATAGTGTGTTTCCACAAAGCAGCACACTGGTACCAATTCATATGCTCATTGATTTTTATAGCCAGGTTTAGACGTTTTATGAAgatttcacactgcagcacaatCTTGCAATGCAACTCTGCAAACCTGTAAGTAGGGGTGTAACGGTACATGTATCCAAACTGAAAATCTCCGGTACGGGCCtctcgcttttttttttacaaacgtGTACCGAATGAATGAAAGGAGTCCACGTGCAGAACTTGTGTGTGAAGACCCTCCCACATCATTTAAGTCTCTTGTGTGGGAACACTTCAGTTTCCCAGTCACTATAATGGCGACGGACAAAGACATTTGGATTGTACAAAAGTTGTATGCCGACATTGCGCAACTGCTGTCGGATATGTAGCTGGTAGCCCATCGAACATGCTAACTATTTGAAAAGGCATCACCATAGCAATGTTCCACTAATATTGGAAATTAGACTATCATTAGTGGGACAAGGAGTTCTGTGCAAACCCAAACCGCATTAAAGCTGTTGCTTGCAAATAATTCAGACTCTGTCAAAGTAATAATGTGCAACACTTATTTTTATAGCAACGGACATGCCACCgctctctgttgttgtgaatgcagtAAAGTGAAAGTAATCGAGTCCCGTTACAAAGTTCCCTCTTGTCCGCATTTCAGCCAGCAAGTCACACCAGCCCTTTATAAACCTCCGTCCCTATAGTGAATGTGTTTTCCACTGCGGAGTTTGTTAGTACCAGCAGGGCATCAAACCCTGTCTGCAAACTATGtggacaaatacattttttaaagaaaaataaattatttaattttttacatGCTGCACGTTAAtggatatttattttccatttatcagtgtttattttgttattttactttggTAAGAAAAAAACAGCCATAGTCAACCAGagttgaataaaaagaaagaaaaaatcagtTTAATGTTCCTTGTTTCTACTGTACCTAAAACATAACAAACCATAACCTCAAAAACGAGGTAAGTACCCAACCGTGGTTTTTGTGTAACGTTACACCCCTACCTGTAAGTGATGCTCCACACAGCTTACACTTAATATACATGCTATtatgacatttatttgaaattcaGCCTTTCATCCATCATGTGTGCAGAGATACCTTACTTGGTCTATGTCATTTGAAAGAATATTGCCAAATCAGTGTTTTAATGGCTCCCATCTTTGATTTCCCCCTTTTCTGCAGGTTGTCTCATCAATCCCAGTGCACTTGGATGGAAAGTCTGGTCCTGTGCAGGCTCCCAATGGCAGTGTTTGCTATGAAAGAAATGGGGTAAGAAAAGTGACATAGATTACATCAAGCTTGATCACGAAAATGCAGAATGTTGACGTAAATATAATCGTTCCTTTTGAATTTTGTATAATTGAAAAAATGTCAAGTTCTTTGTCATAATGGCATATTTGGTGTGGATAGAATGAgctgaaaatgaatttaaacatttttagcTGTGCCCTTACAAAATAGCAAAGTGAAGGGGTCTGAATACATTGTATTAGGGTTTCCACAGTAGTCAATGTAACAGTATTCAGGCTCATACAGATTATATAATTTGTGGcgtctgtttcatttttttttatcactagTTGTGCCCACATCGCCAGTTATCAATACTAGTCTGGCAAGTGAAAGCAGCAGAGTAGATCATGACACGGGCCCTGTTTTTCTGCCCAACCCTGACCAAGTTGTAACAGATCCTTGTAGgtgtcttgatttttttttttttttttgtctgaccgATTTGACACTGACTTTCACAGGAAGTGTTCTACCTTACCTACACTCCTGATGATGTGGAGGGTAACATCCACCTGGACACAGGTGACAAAGTCAGCTTTTACATGGAGACCAACAAACAGTGAGTCTTTTCACCGTGTCACTATGATCTTGATGTTTCAGAGCTTGCCCTTGATTTTCAATCCATCTCTATTTATCTTTCAGCACTGGTGCTGTTAGTGCTCGTAATATTCAGCTCGTGAAGAAAAAGCAAATGCGGTGCCAGGGTGTGGTGTGTGCTACAAAGGTACGGTCCACTGATACCATTACATGAACCTTTCCTATTTAGATAATTAGACTCAATGTGATTATGTTTGGTGGCTGAGTTTGCGAAACCAAATGCTCAGTCCAGAGTTGTTGAGATAAGGATATGGACTTAACCTGACAACTCAGATTTTACCAACCATGCTGCTTTACCAAATAAGCGAAAAATAATCAGATCTGCTTTAGATATGGTGTTTGGTAGCATCATGACTACATGCTATTCACCTATTTCTAGTCCATACCTCAAAGATTTCCACCATACCAGTGAATGTGATATTGGTTTAAACATTACAAAAGTAAATTTGTTTGCCATTGctgagtttttgttttcccctctccctccatgatGTAAGCATGCCAACCCACTAAAACTCCCCATTTTGACCGGTAGGTTGATGAACCATGTGTTGTCTTTCAGGAGGCCTTTGGATTCATCGAGAGGGCTGATGTGGTGaaggagattttttttcactacAGTGAGTTCAAGGGTGATCTGGAGGCTCTGCAGGCTGGAGATGACGTGGAGTTCACCatcaaagacagaaatgtagGTGTTAAGCTTTCCAACTGTACCATCCACAAATTACTTACCAGTTAAATTTGggcatcatttttttctttataccAATTTACCTCTTTctattttattacttttcttAATGTGTGTTTAgaacattatttacattttctgttcttGTGGCGTAGGGTAAAGAAGTAGCCACTGATGTGAGGCTGCTCCCTCAAGGAACAGTCATTTTTGAGGATATCAGCATAGAGCAGTTTGAAGGCACTGTCGTCAAGGTCATCCCCAAGGTTCCCACCAAAAACCAGGCAAGTAGATAACAAGTCTGTCGAGTTGGATTCTTGAGTATTTGATGAGGCTTTGGTTGTAAAATTAGGTATAAACATTTGAGTCACTAACCAAGACAAATCTTTCTTTCCCGTGTCCACAGAACGACCCTCTACCAGGTCGCATCAGTGCTCGAATTGGTTTCACTGACAAGGAGCTGCCGTTTGGTGAGAAGGACACAAAATCCAAGGTGACCCTTTTGGAGGGCGATCACATTCAGTTCAACATCTCCACCGACCGCAGAGACAAGCTGGAGAGGGCGACGAACATCGACATCCTCCCAGACACCTTCAACTTCACCAAGGAGACACGCGAAATGGTAAAGATTCCAAAAAAGTATAAGTTACTAATTTTCTCAAATGGTCACTTaaaattatttaatatataattttattttaaaaaatggctgATTTGAAGAGACCTCTTTATGAATTGAACTTAAGTGATTACCTATTCATAGACAGCAATTGTGCTACCAAAACTCTTTCTAGGGGGTGATTGCGGCTATACGTGATGGCTTTGGCTTCATAAAGTGTGTGGATCGGGATGCTAGGATGTTCTTTCACTTCAGTGAAGTGCTGGAGGAGAGCCAACTGCACATCTCGGATGAAGTGGAGTTTACTGTTGTGCCTGTAGGTCCTGTTAATAAGATTTTCACCAAAGTATGTATTCTGTGTTATTACTTTAGCCGCCAcattccattttctttttaaacaaatgaaattaaatgttctGTCGTTGCCAGGATATGCTGTCTGCTCAGAGGAACCATGCCGTGCGCATCAAGAAGCTGCCCAAGGGCACAGTGTCTTT
This sequence is a window from Paralichthys olivaceus isolate ysfri-2021 chromosome 6, ASM2471397v2, whole genome shotgun sequence. Protein-coding genes within it:
- the csde1 gene encoding cold shock domain-containing protein E1 isoform X11, whose product is MGSPWKGFVEFTLPASPPTAFVSADLSSTSPVGLSLSPYGRSMSFDPGMLHNNGHTAYANGSGPGIRETGVVEKLLTSYGFIQCSERQDRLFFHCSQYNGNLQELKIGDDVEFEVSSDRRTGKRIAVKLLKIKPEVLPEERISGQVGPDLHAYPFTVLHGYIHPVVSSIPVHLDGKSGPVQAPNGSVCYERNGEVFYLTYTPDDVEGNIHLDTGDKVSFYMETNKHTGAVSARNIQLVKKKQMRCQGVVCATKEAFGFIERADVVKEIFFHYSEFKGDLEALQAGDDVEFTIKDRNGKEVATDVRLLPQGTVIFEDISIEQFEGTVVKVIPKVPTKNQNDPLPGRISARIGFTDKELPFGEKDTKSKVTLLEGDHIQFNISTDRRDKLERATNIDILPDTFNFTKETREMGVIAAIRDGFGFIKCVDRDARMFFHFSEVLEESQLHISDEVEFTVVPVGPVNKIFTKDMLSAQRNHAVRIKKLPKGTVSFHTQSEQRFMGVVEKEVIAVTTKNASPTKGKEKESEEGVIAYEDCGVKLTVAYHTKDLEGGGLPQVGDKVEFSINEVKRTGQQSAVSIRVLNRNSSNAKRLHGFVATLKDNFGFIETANHDQEIFFHYSEMCGDLDSLELGDTVEYTLSKGKGNKVSAEKVTKVAAVNGIGEDVSVTLMMGKVIRPLRSVDPSQTEYQGLIEITEEGGTKGQNYPFGIMGMASKADCLQKGELVKFQVCTVSQTGQKMACNVVPQRRALVECVKDQFGFITYEVGESKKLFFHVKEVQDGLELQTGDEVEFSVVLNQRTGKCSACNVRRVSEGPKPVATPRPDRLVNRLKSITLDDASAPRLVIVRQPRGPDNSKGFNVERKTRQPGVID
- the csde1 gene encoding cold shock domain-containing protein E1 isoform X1; translated protein: MGSPWKGFVEFTLPASPPTAFVSADLSSTSPVGLSLSPYGRSHIQVLSPVSEMERGSSEPPVARNTGSAPSTSTGPMSIPRSSSVSCHPHPGSKKHKRTPLYQRSMSFDPGMLHNNGHTAYANGSGPGIRETGVVEKLLTSYGFIQCSERQDRLFFHCSQYNGNLQELKIGDDVEFEVSSDRRTGKRIAVKLLKIKPEVLPEERISGQVGPDLHAYPFTVLHGYIHPVVSSIPVHLDGKSGPVQAPNGSVCYERNGEVFYLTYTPDDVEGNIHLDTGDKVSFYMETNKHTGAVSARNIQLVKKKQMRCQGVVCATKEAFGFIERADVVKEIFFHYSEFKGDLEALQAGDDVEFTIKDRNGKEVATDVRLLPQGTVIFEDISIEQFEGTVVKVIPKVPTKNQNDPLPGRISARIGFTDKELPFGEKDTKSKVTLLEGDHIQFNISTDRRDKLERATNIDILPDTFNFTKETREMGVIAAIRDGFGFIKCVDRDARMFFHFSEVLEESQLHISDEVEFTVVPVGPVNKIFTKDMLSAQRNHAVRIKKLPKGTVSFHTQSEQRFMGVVEKEVIAVTTKNASPTKGKEKGKVVEKESEEGVIAYEDCGVKLTVAYHTKDLEGGGLPQVGDKVEFSINEVKRTGQQSAVSIRVLNRNSSNAKRLHGFVATLKDNFGFIETANHDQEIFFHYSEMCGDLDSLELGDTVEYTLSKGKGNKVSAEKVTKVAAVNGIGEDVSVTLMMGKVIRPLRSVDPSQTEYQGLIEITEEGGTKGQNYPFGIMGMASKADCLQKGELVKFQVCTVSQTGQKMACNVVPQRRALVECVKDQFGFITYEVGESKKLFFHVKEVQDGLELQTGDEVEFSVVLNQRTGKCSACNVRRVSEGPKPVATPRPDRLVNRLKSITLDDASAPRLVIVRQPRGPDNSKGFNVERKTRQPGVID
- the csde1 gene encoding cold shock domain-containing protein E1 isoform X13; the protein is MSFDPGMLHNNGHTAYANGSGPGIRETGVVEKLLTSYGFIQCSERQDRLFFHCSQYNGNLQELKIGDDVEFEVSSDRRTGKRIAVKLLKIKPEVLPEERISGQVGPDLHAYPFTVLHGYIHPVVSSIPVHLDGKSGPVQAPNGSVCYERNGEVFYLTYTPDDVEGNIHLDTGDKVSFYMETNKHTGAVSARNIQLVKKKQMRCQGVVCATKEAFGFIERADVVKEIFFHYSEFKGDLEALQAGDDVEFTIKDRNGKEVATDVRLLPQGTVIFEDISIEQFEGTVVKVIPKVPTKNQNDPLPGRISARIGFTDKELPFGEKDTKSKVTLLEGDHIQFNISTDRRDKLERATNIDILPDTFNFTKETREMGVIAAIRDGFGFIKCVDRDARMFFHFSEVLEESQLHISDEVEFTVVPVGPVNKIFTKDMLSAQRNHAVRIKKLPKGTVSFHTQSEQRFMGVVEKEVIAVTTKNASPTKGKEKGKVVEKESEEGVIAYEDCGVKLTVAYHTKDLEGGGLPQVGDKVEFSINEVKRTGQQSAVSIRVLNRNSSNAKRLHGFVATLKDNFGFIETANHDQEIFFHYSEMCGDLDSLELGDTVEYTLSKGKGNKVSAEKVTKVAAVNGIGEDVSVTLMMGKVIRPLRSVDPSQTEYQGLIEITEEGGTKGQNYPFGIMGMASKADCLQKGELVKFQVCTVSQTGQKMACNVVPQRRALVECVKDQFGFITYEVGESKKLFFHVKEVQDGLELQTGDEVEFSVVLNQRTGKCSACNVRRVSEGPKPVATPRPDRLVNRLKSITLDDASAPRLVIVRQPRGPDNSKGFNVERKTRQPGVID
- the csde1 gene encoding cold shock domain-containing protein E1 isoform X14; this encodes MSFDPGMLHNNGHTAYANGSGPGIRETGVVEKLLTSYGFIQCSERQDRLFFHCSQYNGNLQELKIGDDVEFEVSSDRRTGKRIAVKLLKIKPEVLPEERISGQVGPDLHAYPFTVLHGYIHPVVSSIPVHLDGKSGPVQAPNGSVCYERNGEVFYLTYTPDDVEGNIHLDTGDKVSFYMETNKHTGAVSARNIQLVKKKQMRCQGVVCATKEAFGFIERADVVKEIFFHYSEFKGDLEALQAGDDVEFTIKDRNGKEVATDVRLLPQGTVIFEDISIEQFEGTVVKVIPKVPTKNQNDPLPGRISARIGFTDKELPFGEKDTKSKVTLLEGDHIQFNISTDRRDKLERATNIDILPDTFNFTKETREMGVIAAIRDGFGFIKCVDRDARMFFHFSEVLEESQLHISDEVEFTVVPVGPVNKIFTKDMLSAQRNHAVRIKKLPKGTVSFHTQSEQRFMGVVEKEVIAVTTKNASPTKGKEKESEEGVIAYEDCGVKLTVAYHTKDLEGGGLPQVGDKVEFSINEVKRTGQQSAVSIRVLNRNSSNAKRLHGFVATLKDNFGFIETANHDQEIFFHYSEMCGDLDSLELGDTVEYTLSKGKGNKVSAEKVTKVAAVNGIGEDVSVTLMMGKVIRPLRSVDPSQTEYQGLIEITEEGGTKGQNYPFGIMGMASKADCLQKGELVKFQVCTVSQTGQKMACNVVPQRRALVECVKDQFGFITYEVGESKKLFFHVKEVQDGLELQTGDEVEFSVVLNQRTGKCSACNVRRVSEGPKPVATPRPDRLVNRLKSITLDDASAPRLVIVRQPRGPDNSKGFNVERKTRQPGVID
- the csde1 gene encoding cold shock domain-containing protein E1 isoform X8 codes for the protein MERGSSEPPVARNTGSAPSTSTGPMSIPRSSSVSCHPHPGSKKHKRTPLYQRSMSFDPGMLHNNGHTAYANGSGPGIRETGVVEKLLTSYGFIQCSERQDRLFFHCSQYNGNLQELKIGDDVEFEVSSDRRTGKRIAVKLLKIKPEVLPEERISGQVGPDLHAYPFTVLHGYIHPVVSSIPVHLDGKSGPVQAPNGSVCYERNGEVFYLTYTPDDVEGNIHLDTGDKVSFYMETNKHTGAVSARNIQLVKKKQMRCQGVVCATKEAFGFIERADVVKEIFFHYSEFKGDLEALQAGDDVEFTIKDRNGKEVATDVRLLPQGTVIFEDISIEQFEGTVVKVIPKVPTKNQNDPLPGRISARIGFTDKELPFGEKDTKSKVTLLEGDHIQFNISTDRRDKLERATNIDILPDTFNFTKETREMGVIAAIRDGFGFIKCVDRDARMFFHFSEVLEESQLHISDEVEFTVVPVGPVNKIFTKDMLSAQRNHAVRIKKLPKGTVSFHTQSEQRFMGVVEKEVIAVTTKNASPTKGKEKGKVVEKESEEGVIAYEDCGVKLTVAYHTKDLEGGGLPQVGDKVEFSINEVKRTGQQSAVSIRVLNRNSSNAKRLHGFVATLKDNFGFIETANHDQEIFFHYSEMCGDLDSLELGDTVEYTLSKGKGNKVSAEKVTKVAAVNGIGEDVSVTLMMGKVIRPLRSVDPSQTEYQGLIEITEEGGTKGQNYPFGIMGMASKADCLQKGELVKFQVCTVSQTGQKMACNVVPQRRALVECVKDQFGFITYEVGESKKLFFHVKEVQDGLELQTGDEVEFSVVLNQRTGKCSACNVRRVSEGPKPVATPRPDRLVNRLKSITLDDASAPRLVIVRQPRGPDNSKGFNVERKTRQPGVID
- the csde1 gene encoding cold shock domain-containing protein E1 isoform X2, with translation MGSPWKGFVEFTLPASPPTAFVSADLSSTSPVGLSLSPYGRSHIQVLSPVSEMERGSSEPPVARNTGSAPSTSTGPMSIPRSSSVSCHPHPGSKKHKRTPLYQRSMSFDPGMLHNNGHTAYANGSGPGIRETGVVEKLLTSYGFIQCSERQDRLFFHCSQYNGNLQELKIGDDVEFEVSSDRRTGKRIAVKLLKIKPEVLPEERISGQVGPDLHAYPFTVLHGYIHPVVSSIPVHLDGKSGPVQAPNGSVCYERNGEVFYLTYTPDDVEGNIHLDTGDKVSFYMETNKHTGAVSARNIQLVKKKQMRCQGVVCATKEAFGFIERADVVKEIFFHYSEFKGDLEALQAGDDVEFTIKDRNGKEVATDVRLLPQGTVIFEDISIEQFEGTVVKVIPKVPTKNQNDPLPGRISARIGFTDKELPFGEKDTKSKVTLLEGDHIQFNISTDRRDKLERATNIDILPDTFNFTKETREMGVIAAIRDGFGFIKCVDRDARMFFHFSEVLEESQLHISDEVEFTVVPVGPVNKIFTKDMLSAQRNHAVRIKKLPKGTVSFHTQSEQRFMGVVEKEVIAVTTKNASPTKGKEKESEEGVIAYEDCGVKLTVAYHTKDLEGGGLPQVGDKVEFSINEVKRTGQQSAVSIRVLNRNSSNAKRLHGFVATLKDNFGFIETANHDQEIFFHYSEMCGDLDSLELGDTVEYTLSKGKGNKVSAEKVTKVAAVNGIGEDVSVTLMMGKVIRPLRSVDPSQTEYQGLIEITEEGGTKGQNYPFGIMGMASKADCLQKGELVKFQVCTVSQTGQKMACNVVPQRRALVECVKDQFGFITYEVGESKKLFFHVKEVQDGLELQTGDEVEFSVVLNQRTGKCSACNVRRVSEGPKPVATPRPDRLVNRLKSITLDDASAPRLVIVRQPRGPDNSKGFNVERKTRQPGVID
- the csde1 gene encoding cold shock domain-containing protein E1 isoform X3, which gives rise to MGSPWKGFVEFTLPASPPTAFVSADLSSTSPVGLSLSPYGRSHIQVLSPVSEMERGSSEPPVARNTGSAPSTSTGPMSIPRSSSVSCHPHPGSKKHKRTPLYQRSMSFDPGMLHNNGHTAYANGSGPGIRETGVVEKLLTSYGFIQCSERQDRLFFHCSQYNGNLQELKIGDDVEFEVSSDRRTGKRIAVKLLKIKPEVLPEERISGQVGPDLHAYPFTVLHGYIHPVVSSIPVHLDGKSGPVQAPNGSVCYERNGEVFYLTYTPDDVEGNIHLDTGDKVSFYMETNKHTGAVSARNIQLVKKKQMRCQGVVCATKEAFGFIERADVVKEIFFHYSEFKGDLEALQAGDDVEFTIKDRNGKEVATDVRLLPQGTVIFEDISIEQFEGTVVKVIPKVPTKNQNDPLPGRISARIGFTDKELPFGEKDTKSKVTLLEGDHIQFNISTDRRDKLERATNIDILPDTFNFTKETREMGVIAAIRDGFGFIKCVDRDARMFFHFSEVLEESQLHISDEVEFTVVPDMLSAQRNHAVRIKKLPKGTVSFHTQSEQRFMGVVEKEVIAVTTKNASPTKGKEKGKVVEKESEEGVIAYEDCGVKLTVAYHTKDLEGGGLPQVGDKVEFSINEVKRTGQQSAVSIRVLNRNSSNAKRLHGFVATLKDNFGFIETANHDQEIFFHYSEMCGDLDSLELGDTVEYTLSKGKGNKVSAEKVTKVAAVNGIGEDVSVTLMMGKVIRPLRSVDPSQTEYQGLIEITEEGGTKGQNYPFGIMGMASKADCLQKGELVKFQVCTVSQTGQKMACNVVPQRRALVECVKDQFGFITYEVGESKKLFFHVKEVQDGLELQTGDEVEFSVVLNQRTGKCSACNVRRVSEGPKPVATPRPDRLVNRLKSITLDDASAPRLVIVRQPRGPDNSKGFNVERKTRQPGVID